Proteins co-encoded in one Cupriavidus taiwanensis genomic window:
- a CDS encoding indolepyruvate ferredoxin oxidoreductase subunit alpha gives MAERSFVEEVKKLRLGSGEVFSGEGILAVTKALLESGVAYVAGYQGSPISHLMDVLADAQDILAENGIRFENSASEATAAASLAASVNYPLRGAVTFKATVGTNVASDALANLASGGVTGGALIIVGEDYGEGSSIMQERSHAFAMKSQMWLLDPRPNLPCIVQAVKDGFALSEASNTPVMLQLRVRSCHVHGQFVASDNRRSKFSIQDALDNPARDLSRIVLPPASFVHEHEKVKQRWPAAVKFIEERELNEFFHGEIDDIGIAVQGGSYNTLIRALEQLGLADVFGESRIPLYVMNVAYPLIDSEWERFCAGKRAVLVLEEGQPNFIEQNAANILRIAGADVTLHGKDLLPMAGEYNTATILKGLRAFLEQYGKIAPQPEPKPGRKVIPLVQAPVASVDAVAAEVLEPQKLVDESVHARPPGFCTGCPERPIFTAMKLVEREIGEHHVSADIGCHLFSILPPFNLGNTTMGYGLGGASAAALNAPTGKRAISVMGDGGFWHNGLTSGIANAVFNKSDNLTIVVDNSYTSATGGQDILSSTAHNDTRSTGHAIEDAVRGVGVKWVKTIRRTYDLKAMKATLKEALTTGAKGPKVLIAQSECMLNKQRREKPRTRKAIADGQRVVRERFGVDSDTCTGDHSCIRLSGCPSLTIKPNPDPLRTDPVASVLDSCVGCGLCGEVSHAAVLCPSFYRAQIVTNPTRLDKLRQRLRDTVIGFLQKREAARRARFAF, from the coding sequence ATGGCTGAGCGTTCATTCGTTGAGGAAGTCAAGAAATTGCGCCTGGGTTCAGGCGAGGTATTCAGTGGCGAGGGCATCCTCGCCGTCACCAAGGCGCTGCTCGAGTCCGGCGTCGCGTATGTCGCGGGGTACCAGGGTTCCCCGATCTCGCACCTGATGGACGTCCTGGCCGATGCGCAGGACATCCTGGCCGAGAACGGCATCAGGTTCGAAAACAGTGCGAGCGAAGCGACAGCGGCAGCGTCGCTGGCCGCCTCGGTCAACTACCCGTTGCGCGGGGCAGTGACCTTCAAAGCCACCGTTGGCACCAACGTAGCGTCCGACGCGCTCGCCAACCTGGCCTCGGGGGGCGTGACCGGTGGTGCGCTGATCATCGTTGGCGAAGACTATGGCGAGGGTTCCTCGATCATGCAGGAACGCAGCCATGCCTTCGCAATGAAGTCACAAATGTGGCTGCTGGATCCGCGCCCCAACCTGCCCTGCATCGTTCAGGCGGTGAAGGATGGCTTCGCTTTGTCTGAAGCTTCCAATACCCCGGTGATGCTCCAACTGCGCGTGCGTTCCTGCCACGTACATGGCCAGTTCGTCGCTTCGGACAACCGCCGCAGCAAATTCTCGATCCAGGATGCGCTGGACAATCCTGCGCGCGACCTCAGCCGCATCGTGCTGCCGCCGGCCAGCTTCGTGCACGAGCACGAAAAGGTAAAGCAGCGCTGGCCCGCTGCCGTGAAATTCATCGAGGAGCGCGAACTGAATGAGTTCTTCCACGGCGAGATTGACGATATCGGCATCGCCGTGCAGGGCGGCAGCTACAACACGCTGATTCGTGCGCTGGAGCAACTGGGCCTGGCTGATGTGTTTGGCGAGTCCAGGATCCCGCTGTATGTCATGAACGTGGCTTACCCGCTGATCGATTCGGAGTGGGAGCGCTTCTGCGCCGGCAAGCGCGCCGTGCTGGTGCTGGAGGAAGGACAGCCCAATTTCATCGAGCAGAACGCCGCCAATATCCTGCGCATCGCCGGTGCCGACGTCACGTTGCACGGCAAGGACCTGCTGCCGATGGCCGGCGAGTACAACACCGCCACTATTCTCAAGGGACTGCGTGCCTTCCTGGAGCAATACGGCAAGATCGCGCCGCAGCCCGAGCCAAAGCCCGGGCGCAAGGTGATCCCGCTGGTGCAAGCCCCGGTCGCCAGCGTCGATGCCGTAGCCGCCGAAGTGCTGGAACCTCAGAAGCTGGTTGACGAAAGCGTTCATGCACGCCCGCCCGGCTTCTGCACCGGCTGTCCGGAGCGTCCGATCTTCACCGCAATGAAGCTGGTCGAGCGCGAGATCGGCGAGCACCACGTGAGCGCGGACATCGGCTGTCACCTGTTCTCGATACTGCCGCCGTTCAACCTCGGCAATACCACGATGGGATACGGCCTGGGTGGCGCCAGTGCCGCGGCGCTTAATGCCCCGACGGGAAAACGCGCCATCTCCGTCATGGGTGATGGCGGCTTCTGGCACAACGGCCTGACCAGCGGTATCGCGAATGCGGTGTTCAACAAGAGCGACAACCTGACCATTGTCGTTGACAACAGCTACACGTCGGCCACGGGAGGCCAGGACATCCTCTCTTCCACGGCGCACAACGACACGCGCAGCACCGGCCATGCCATCGAGGATGCCGTGCGCGGCGTGGGCGTCAAGTGGGTAAAGACCATCCGGCGCACCTATGACCTGAAGGCGATGAAGGCAACGCTCAAGGAAGCGCTGACCACGGGTGCCAAGGGCCCGAAAGTGCTGATCGCCCAGAGCGAGTGCATGCTGAACAAGCAACGCCGGGAGAAGCCCAGGACGCGCAAAGCGATTGCGGATGGCCAACGCGTCGTGCGGGAGCGCTTCGGCGTGGATTCCGATACCTGTACCGGCGACCACTCGTGTATTCGCCTGTCTGGATGCCCGTCGCTGACGATCAAACCCAATCCGGATCCTCTGCGCACCGACCCGGTGGCGTCTGTCCTGGATAGCTGCGTGGGTTGCGGCCTGTGCGGCGAGGTTTCCCATGCCGCCGTGCTTTGCCCCTCGTTCTATCGCGCCCAGATTGTTACCAATCCGACCCGCCTGGACAAGCTGCGTCAGCGTCTGCGCGACACGGTGATTGGCTTCCTGCAAAAACGCGAAGCCGCGCGCCGCGCACGCTTTGCATTCTGA